The window CTCTCTTCACCGACCGTTCATCTCCGCCGGAAGCCAGTGGCGGCCGCTCAGCTGCTCCAGAAACTTGCTCAGCCGCATATGCTTTGCGGCCCACTGATCTGCTAATTTTTGCTCCTTTGCCTCCGCGTCTTTCTTCAGCCCGGCAATCTGCTCCTTGTACTCTACCTCAATTCTCTCCAGCGCCGCCTTCTGCTCCTCCCTCAGCGCCCGCACCTTGGCCTCGATCTCCTCCAGCTTCTCCCTCCTTTTGCATGCCTTCTCCGTCTCCAGCTGCAGTTCCAGCCGCTTCAGTCTCCAAGCTGCTTCCTTTTTGTGTTCCATCCACGCCCGGTGCCCGTCCTCCAATTCCCTGCAGCACTCGACCAGCTCCGGCATGATATGTCCGCCTTCGATGCCATGCTGCGAGTTACCCAAACCCAATCTACCTTCGCCCCCCCGTTCAGCCTGAAGCCACGGCCTGGGAGACGGAGGCGTAACTGACGGCGAGAGCGTCAGAGTAACCGATGGCGGCGGTGGCGGAGGTCTGTGGCCGCCGGCGCCATTGTTCGCGAGCCACGGTGGGAGGAAAGGGGTGGCCATCAACAGCGGCGCGACCTGCTGCTCCTTGACTAGCTTCTCCGCAAAGCCCTCGAGGATGCGGTCGTACTTGCCTGGCTCGGCGGCGGAAGCAGAGGATTTCTCGATGATCTCCCGACGCTCCCTCTGCTGCTTCTCCCGGAAGACCTCCCACCACTTGCCTAGCCGCTTGGCGGTACGCCCAGGGATCTCGGCCGCGATCTTCTTCCACTTATTGCCGTGCTTGGCCTGCAGGCGAATGACGAGGTGCTGCTCCTCCTCGGTCAGCGACCCTTTCTTGATCCCGGGCTTGAGGTAGTTCTTCCACCTCTCCAAGCAGGATTTGGCGTCCCTATCAAGGGCAACGTTCATGCGCTGGGAAACGAGGTGCCACTCCCTGGCTCCATACTGCTTTACATAAGCACGCAATATGTCGTCCTCCTCGGCCTTCCACCTCTGTCTATCCTTCATTTGCTGACTTCCATTGCCATCTCTCCCGATACCTCATAACTTtgtgctcttttttttttttttaaaaaaaaagttctttTGATCCCCTTCCTGTTCTGGGCAAGGTTCAACAACACAATAATTATGCTAACATCTCAATCCTACAGAGTAACCAGATCAAGATCGTCAGTAAGAACGATGGAATTCAACATCAACacctcttgatttttaacgcaGTGGTTAGTGAAAGTTATATATACTCAACGGTAGTTGTTTTGTATTCAGCTGCGTCACAAGTTATCATTTTCTACAGCATATGATTCCAATAAGAAGCATCCAAACTTGTTTAGAGGAGACATAACAAATTAGTTCGGAATGGCACAGAAACATACAATTGTCCAAATCAAAGATTGTTCATTCCAACATTTTTTTGTCTCAAAGAAAGGACATCCAAAGCAGCTTATAGATTTGTTTGATAAATTTCTAGACTAAACGGATGGCGCAAGGCATGCAGAGTTATAGGAATAGAACAAGCCAAAACACACCAAAGAAAAGGAATCATTGAAGTCTTACGGCGGCCTTCCGATGATACTGAGAACCAAAGCAGAGCTCTTCACGCAGCAGAAGCAGCAGCAGAGACAGCGAGATGCAAGGAAGCGGAATGAATTTTCACCAAATGAGCAGAAGGTGGTCCGTAGGATAAAATATAGTGGAAGGAAAGGCGAAGGGTAGGGGAAGGAGGTGCGACAGCCGCGCAAAAGGAGCGCACGCGAGTGGGGAAGAAAAAAAAGACGAAAGGTGGGCGAGGAAGAGGACAGGGACTAAAAGACTAGTCACGTAGGACGACAAAAGACAGTGGGGAGGTGTAAGAACCGTGTCGGGGTGTTGACGTCAAAGAGGAATGTGATGCCATTCTCGTGCGTTTACGAGCTACTGGAGCCCTACCCTTTATGATCCATCTCCATATTGTGTCGATGAGGTAGCTAGCTGTGcccccttcttcttctccagtCTTTTTAATTACAAAATAGTAGTAAACTCCAAAGAGGAGGTTTTCCAATCAGAGTTAAAAGGTTCACTGCGTCTGAGATTTCTGTAGGattttttgtaatcatcttcGAGCATTAAATTGTTTTTAATatctattaaaacatgacaaCACTAACTTTTGACCGCACGAGGTAAAAGACAAAGCAACCCAAAAAATGAGAAGGCGATCGCTTTAGTCCACTCGCTCACAAAAGCTGAAAAGGAACAGGCCAAATCATAGAGGGGGAGGGGAAGGGGGATCTGACATGACCGCTGGCAGTTGCCTCCTGGAGAGTGGCGCGTTACTTTCTTTCGTGCGATGCCTCGTCAGCCAAGTTTGTCACGGCGAGAAGAAGAACCATCGCTTCGCCATCGTCCTGCCTACGTGGGCGTGATGGGATGCTGCCCTTTTTGTTTTTGCAGGCAGCGATGGCGCTTAGTTTAGCTCCCTACTAATTAATCAGCTTTACTTTTATTTTTGGCAAAAGCTGCATGGTGTAATTACATCGCAGTGAGCGTAGTCGGTGTGCCCCGCAACGGACGGGATCTGTTGCTGTGGGGGCAAGTGGGCATCGGGCGCGGGCGTCGAGAGCGGCATTGGCTCAGTGGCGGTGTGGCAGGCAGAGCAGGCAAGGGGATGGCAGCAGTGCAGTGTGGGCATGGGTGGTGGGTTGGAGAGGAGGTAGTGCGTGTTTCGCGGCGGCAGCGGCAGGAAGAGGAGCAGTAGGAATGGAGGATAGAATAGGGAGGCTGGGCAGGCCAACTGGAGCGATGGGGACGCGACG is drawn from Zingiber officinale cultivar Zhangliang chromosome 1B, Zo_v1.1, whole genome shotgun sequence and contains these coding sequences:
- the LOC122047084 gene encoding transcription factor AS1-like; the protein is MKDRQRWKAEEDDILRAYVKQYGAREWHLVSQRMNVALDRDAKSCLERWKNYLKPGIKKGSLTEEEQHLVIRLQAKHGNKWKKIAAEIPGRTAKRLGKWWEVFREKQQRERREIIEKSSASAAEPGKYDRILEGFAEKLVKEQQVAPLLMATPFLPPWLANNGAGGHRPPPPPPSVTLTLSPSVTPPSPRPWLQAERGGEGRLGLGNSQHGIEGGHIMPELVECCRELEDGHRAWMEHKKEAAWRLKRLELQLETEKACKRREKLEEIEAKVRALREEQKAALERIEVEYKEQIAGLKKDAEAKEQKLADQWAAKHMRLSKFLEQLSGRHWLPAEMNGR